A region from the Fusarium musae strain F31 chromosome 1, whole genome shotgun sequence genome encodes:
- the CIT1 gene encoding citrate (Si)-synthase translates to MASVARLSNAALRASLRSSPINGSVFNAVRCYSAKTQTLKERFAELLPEKIEQVKALRKEHGSKVVDKVTLDQVYGGARGIKALVWEGSVLDSEEGIRFRGKTIPECQELLPKAPGGKEPLPEGLFWLLLTGEVPTEQQVRDLSAEWAARSDLPKFVEELIDHCPTDLHPMAQFSLAVTALEHTSSFAKAYAKGINKKEYWGYTFEDSMDLIAKLPNIASRIYQNVFKGGKVAPIQKDKDYSFNFANQLGFADNADFVELMRLYLTIHTDHEGGNVSAHTTHLVGSALSSPFLSLAAGLNGLAGPLHGLANQEVLNWLTEFKKSVGDDLSDKAITDYLWSTLNAGRVVPGYGHAVLRKTDPRYMAQRAFAQEKMPNDPMFKLVSQVYKIAPGVLTEHGKTKNPYPNVDAHSGVLLQYYGLTEANYYTVLFGVSRAIGVLPQLIIDRALGAPIERPKSFSTDKWAELVKKL, encoded by the exons ATGGCTTCTGTCGCCCGTCTCAGCAACGCTGCCCTGCGGGCTTCTCTCCGCTCTTCTCCTATCAATGGCTCTGTCTTCAACGCCGTTCGATGCTATTCGGCCAAGACTCAG ACCTTGAAGGAGCGATTCGCCGAGTTGCTGCCCGAGAAGATTGAGCAGGTCAAGGCCCTCCGAAA GGAGCATGGTTCCAAGGTCGTCGACAAGGTCACTCTTGACCAGGTCTACGGTGGTGCCCGTGGCATCAAGGCCCTCGTCTGGGAGGGTTCCGTCCTCGACTCTGAGGAGGGTATCCGATTCCGTGGCAAGACCATCCCTGAGTGCCAGGAGCTTCTTCCCAAGGCTCCCGGTGGCAAGGAGCCTCTTCCCGAGG GTCTCTTTTGGCTTCTCCTGACTGGCGAGGTTCCTACTGAGCAGCAGGTTCGCGACCTCTCCGCTGAGTGGGCTGCCCGCTCCGATCTTCCCAAGTTCGTCGAGGAGCTCATCGACCACTGCCCTACCGACCTTCACCCCATGGCCCAGTTCTCTCTGGCTGTCACCGCTCTCGAGCACACCTCCAGCTTCGCCAAGGCTTACGCCAAGGGTATCAACAAGAAGGAGTACTGGGGTTACACTTTCGAGGACTCCATGGACCTCATTGCTAAGCTCCCCAACATTGCTTCTCGCATCTACCAGAACGTCTTCAAGGGCGGAAAGGTCGCTCCCATccagaaggacaaggatTACTCCTTCAACTTCGCCAACCAGCTCGGCTTCGCCGACAACGCCGACTTCGTCGAGCTCATGCGTCTCTACCTCACCATCCACACCGATCACGAGGGTGGTAACGTCTCTGCCCACACCACTCACCTTGTCGGCAGTGCTCTCAGCTCTCCTTTCCTCTCTTTGGCCGCTGGTCTCAATGGTCTCGCCGGTCCCCTCCACGGTCTTGCTAACCAGGAGGTCCTGAACTGGCTCACTGAGTTCAAGAAGTCTGTCGGTGACGACCTCAGCGACAAGGCCATCACTGACTACCTCTGGTCCACCCTCAACGCTGGCCGTGTTGTCCCCGGTTACGGCCACGCCGTCCTCCGAAAGACTGACCCTCGTTACATGGCTCAGCGTGCTTTCGCCCAGGAGAAGATGCCCAACGACCCCATGTTCAAGCTCGTCTCCCAGGTTTACAAGATCGCTCCTGGTGTCCTCACCGAGCACGGCAAGACCAAGAACCCTTACCCTAACGTCGATGCCCACTCCGGTGTCCTTCTCCAGTACTACGGTCTTACTGAGGCCAACTACTACACCGTCCTCTTTGGTGTCTCTCGCGCCATCGGTGTTCTTCCCCAGCTTATCATCGACCGCGCTCTCGGTGCCCCCATTGAGCGACCCAAGTCTTTCTCCACCGACAAGTGGGCCGAGCTCGTTAAGAAGCTGTAA
- the YHM2 gene encoding Mitochondrial DNA replication protein yhm2 (EggNog:ENOG41~BUSCO:EOG09263HD8), translating into MAATIRTDLPAPIGDKQLEKKPIKFSNLLLGAGLNLFEVTTLGQPLEVVKTTMAANRGDSMAAALGRVWARGGPLGFYQGLIPWAWIEASSKGAVLLFVASEAEYYARVAGASEFGGGIIGGVTGGVAQAYATMGFCTCMKTVEITKHKMAATGVKPQSTFQTFAEIYRKEGIRGINKGVNAVAIRQMTNWGSRFGLSRLAEGWIKSLTGKKEGEKLSAGEKVFASALGGGLSAWNQPIEVIRVEMQSKKEDPNRPKKMTVGNTFRYIYETNGIRGLYRGIAPRISLGIWQTVCMVAFGDMAKTYVEKLTGESVTAKH; encoded by the exons ATGGCTGCTACTATCCGTACCGATCTTCCAGCTCCCATTGGGGACAAGCagctggagaagaagcccatcAAGTTCTCCAACTTGCTTCTCGGCGCTGgtctcaacctcttcgaaGTGACCACCCTCGGACAGCCTCTTGAGGTCGTCAAGACCACCATGGCTGCCAACCGAGGTGACAGCATGGCTGCGGCTTTGGGACGCGTCTGGGCCCGTGGTGGTCCCCTAGGCT TCTACCAAGGTCTCATTCCCTGGGCCTGGATTGAAGCTTCCAGCAAAGGCGCCGTCCTTCTCTTCGTCGCCTCCGAGGCTGAGTACTATGCCCGTGTCGCTGGTGCCTCTGAGTTTGGCGGTGGTATCATTGGTGGTGTCACCGGTGGTGTTGCCCAGGCTTACGCCACCATGGGTTTCTGCACTTGCATGAAGACGGTCGAAATTACCAAGCACAAGATGGCTGCCACCGGTGTCAAGCCCCAGTCTACCTTCCAGACCTTTGCTGAGATCTACCGCAAGGAGGGTATCCGTGGCATCAACAAGGGTGTCAACGCTGTCGCTATCCGACAGATGACTAATTGGGGTAGCCGATTCGGTCTCAGCCGTCTCGCTGAGGGCTGGATCAAATCTCTCactggcaagaaggagggCGAGAAGCTGTCCGCTGGCGAGAAGGTCTTCGCCAGtgctcttggtggtggccTCAGCGCGTGGAACCAGCCCATTGAGGTCATCCGCGTTGAGATGCagagcaagaaggaggatCCCAACCGccccaagaagatgacggtTGGCAACACCTTCAGGTACATTTACGAGACCAACGGCATCAGGGGTCTTTACCGTGGTATCGCTCCCCGTATTTCTCTTGGTATTTGGCAGACTGTCTGCATGGTTGCTTTTGGCGATAT GGCGAAGACTtatgttgagaagctgaccGGCGAGTCGGTCACCGCTAAGCATTAG
- a CDS encoding hypothetical protein (EggNog:ENOG41), whose protein sequence is MPHAPIPILNSLPVPCDEPPPKRRRVSTGLQRKRGVKECLLSQVTPLVERAVGHLSRDVYHVNALAIKVTKKELSINKFFRRRWDETGGYLSQQDLDVLAIQAHDVVRGLAGGSVSVTKSRLELIANICKEFRISPLSSETPEPQRLPPPRPAPKPSPQGQTPPTIVNTAAANKSEDSPIFYDALTSQPELPQNVERKPYQPRGRREPKPSNRYYQVSERPYLSAAHRQAIEEGTKKPVAVSNELIAQPIVYHVDFSPEEIAEIIGQIPQNEHKHIPATRESMMEQIRLRDRPLIPIPGRTTRDMSAFASDLWAGKVAETPRVLSLTAEHVTEETKKRQGQMRRTSRLSSLLMAREMEGSQGFQRTREYLNFQAEFKRLREDDLQVVAEFTNCAGDITTGAWVNRESFLCGTTTHSDSHNQQYNRPGNLLLCSTGKGTLRSFPDHRIPRPRVEKGENSTEAMRQSQDPWLYSSVVSCDYSVEDDLAYTSSFDKTVKVWKVDRKGEHMEAIATWQHTGNVNFVAAAKDGSGRVATAADSPTDAVRIYTITKGNESNSTYQTFSCSRTDANSSDKWAYFPATMQWGRAKGCQHLLLVGYSPRSLTGDDLDIPEDKRSSGEIILWDAEQGVRIPVMTASTANVFEVAWHPTLLLFLVGVTPTGMNNVPRNVRTQVHVFHRDKDRLNGIGFCQHQALDCYASDINELTIVPNSPGHGYVTAACTDGKVYVWDTAQGDKPIHTLRHGKPIEEYYGDREKEDTGVKFTAWNTSLDRFYTGSSDGVVKVWNIRKLKNPFVRDILTAPGPIAWGGFSPDNSKLAIGDATGRCFILSTDERDIPESHMMTIPGTTRRWRRPIPLIPHPEPAPPTPAREDDEMLTCDELSDAGIADYSRRTYLDSQCLQLTSNPVIGVVQGPRYQSTNLYRREAHYDEDPSAPLLAHFERRQKDSEAASLGLRRRSVRRLRTPSPPDERLRSIHAQNASKDLDVNHLKDSEVKELIKSATLLSIEEDWGFTYEDTMSFDEEA, encoded by the exons ATGCCGCATGCTCCTATACCCATACTAAATAGCCTCCCAGTCCCCTGCGATGAACCACCTCCAAAACGGAGACGCGTTAGTACGGGCCTACAGAGAAAGCGAGGTGTCAAGGAGTGTCTCTTAAGCCAGGTCACGCCGCTTGTAGAGAGGGCAGTTGGACATCTCTCGAGGGATGTTTACCATGTTAACGCCCTGGCTATCAAGGTAACAAAGAAGG AACTCAGTATCAACAAGTTCTTTAGAAGAAGATGGGACGAGACGGGTGGCTACTTGAGTCAGCAGGACCTAGACGTGCTTGCGATCCAGGCGCATGATGTTGTTAGGGGTCTGGCGGGGGGTTCTGTGAGTGTGACGAAGTCGCGGCTGGAGCTTATTGCTAACATTTGCAAGGAGTTTCGTATATCCCCTCTATCTTCAGAAACACCAGAGCCTCAGCGTTTACCACCGCCGAGGCCAGCGCCGAAACCTTCGCCGCAAGGCCAAACACCTCCGACGATTGTGAATACGGCAGCAGCGAATAAGTCCGAAGACTCTCCCATATTCTACGACGCGCTCACATCGCAACCAGAGCTTCCCCAAAATGTCGAAAGGAAGCCTTATCAACCTCGGGGGCGACGGGAACCGAAGCCCAGTAATCGGTATTACCAGGTTTCCGAACGACCCTATCTTTCGGCAGCGCATCGCCAAGCTATTGAGGAGGGAACAAAGAAGCCGGTGGCTGTAAGCAATGAGCTTATCGCACAGCCCATTGTCTATCATGTGGACTTCAGCCCTGAGGAGATCGCCGAGATTATAGGCCAAATACCACAAAATGAGCACAAGCACATACCGGCAACCCGCGAATCTATGATGGAGCAGATCCGACTACGAGATCGCCCCCTGATACCGATCCCTGGACGAACCACACGAGACATGAGCGCTTTTGCTTCGGACTTGTGGGCAGGAAAGGTCGCAGAGACACCACGAGTCCTTTCATTGACTGCTGAGCATGTTACGGAGGAGACAAAAAAACGACAAGGACAAATGAGAAGGACTAGCAGACTTTCGTCTTTACTGATGGCTCGAGAAATGGAAGGCAGCCAGGGCTTCCAACGAACCCGGGAATATTTGAACTTCCAAGCCGAATTTAAAAGATTGCGCGAGGACGATCTCCAGGTCGTAGCTGAGTTCACCAATTGCGCTGGTGATATCACCACAGGTGCATGGGTAAATCGAGAGAGCTTTCTATGTGGCACTACTACTCACTCCGATTCGCATAACCAACAGTACAACAGGCCTGGAAACTTGCTTCTTTGTTCAACTGGAAAAGGGACGCTGCGGTCCTTCCCCGATCACCGAATACCTCGCCCACGGGTCGAAAAAGGGGAGAATTCTACAGAGGCCATGCGCCAGAGCCAGGACCCTTGGCTGTACTCATCGGTTGTGTCATGCGACTACAGCGTTGAAGATGACTTGGCTTATACGTCGAGTTTTGATAAGACGGTCAAAGTATGGAAGGTTGACCGGAAAGGAGAACACATGGAGGCCATTGCAACATGGCAACACACAGGTAATGTCAACTTTGTGGCTGCTGCAAAGGATGGATCTGGTCGTGTGGCTACGGCTGCAGATTCACCAACCGATGCCGTGCGTATCTACACCATTACAAAAGGAAATGAGTCGAACAGTACTTACCAGACGTTCTCTTGCTCACGGACTGATGCTAATAGCTCAGACAAGTGGGCATACTTCCCAGCAACCATGCAGTGGGGACGAGCTAAGGGCTGTCAGCATTTGCTTCTTGTTGGGTATTCTCCTCGCAGCTTGACAGGTGACGATCTGGATATTCCCGAGGACAAGAGGAGTTCAGGGGAGATTATCCTCTGGGATGCAGAACAGGGTGTCAGAATCCCTGTGATGACAGCTTCAACGGCTAACGTCTTCGAAGTCGCCTGGCATCCAACATTACTCCTTTTTCTTGTAGGGGTAACACCCACGGGGATGAACAACGTTCCCCGCAATGTTAGGACACAAGTCCACGTCTTTCATCGCGATAAGGATCGCTTGAATGGCATTGGCTTTTGTCAGCATCAGGCTCTCGACTGCTATGCGTCTGACATCAATGAGCTGACGATTGTGCCCAACTCGCCCGGACACGGCTACGTGACCGCGGCCTGTACAGACGGAAAGGTGTACGTATGGGACACAGCACAGGGCGACAAACCCATCCATACGCTGCGACATGGGAAACCTATCGAAGAGTATTACGGCGATCGCGAGAAAGAGGACACGGGCGTGAAGTTCACGGCTTGGAACACAAGTCTTGATCGGTTCTACACTGGGTCGAGCGACGGTGTCGTGAAGGTCTGGAATATCCGTAAGCTGAAGAACCCCTTTGTCCGTGATATTCTCACAGCCCCTGGGCCAATCGCTTGGGGCGGTTTTTCTCCGGACAATTCCAAGCTTGCCATTGGCGATGCCACGGGCCGTTGCTTCATCTTATCAACCGATGAGCGGGATATTCCAGAGTCGCATATGATGACAATTCCAGGCACCACTCGGCGCTGGCGCCGGCCTATACCCCTAATTCCACACCCGGAACCAGCTCCACCCACCCCGGCGAGagaggacgatgagatgCTCACTTGTGATGAGCTTTCAGACGCTGGTATCGCTGATTACTCGAGACGGACATATTTAGACAGCCAATGTCTGCAGCTTACATCAAATCCAGTTATAGGGGTTGTACAAGGCCCCCGCTACCAATCTACCAACCTCTACCGCCGAGAAGCTCACTATGATGAAGATCCCTCAGCACCTCTCCTGGCTCATTTCGAGCGACGACAAAAGGATAGCGAGGCCGCTAGTCTCGGCCTAAGACGTCGTTCGGTGCGTCGGCTTAGAACTCCTTCACCACCAGATGAGCGTCTTCGTAGCATCCATGCTCAAAATGCGAGCAAGGACTTGGACGTGAATCATTTAAAAGATAGTGAAGTGAAAGAACTTATCAAATCCGCTACGTTGCTAAGTATTGAGGAGGATTGGGGTTTTACATACGAAGATACCATGAGCTTTGATGAGGAAGCTTAA